A genomic segment from Carcharodon carcharias isolate sCarCar2 unplaced genomic scaffold, sCarCar2.pri scaffold_973_ctg1, whole genome shotgun sequence encodes:
- the atg12 gene encoding ubiquitin-like protein ATG12 isoform X1, which translates to MADAESNGGVSATAEGDGEAGRVDSSPSGPAPPPPSSTVAAEEAQAELKKKIDVLLKAVGDTPIMKQKKWAVERSRTIQGLGQFIKKFLKVDAAEQLFIYVNQSFAPSPDQDVGSLYECFGSDGKLVLHYCKSQAWG; encoded by the exons ATGGCGGACGCCGAGAGCAACGGAGGCGTCTCGGCGACGGCCGAGGGAGACGGAGAGGCCGGGCGAGTGGACAGTTCGCCCAGCGGGCCGGCGCCTCCGCCTCCTTCTTCGACGGTGGCGGCCGAGGAAGCGCAAGCCGAACTGAAGAAGAAAA tTGACGTGCTACTGAAGGCCGTGGGCGACACCCCGATCATGAAGCAGAAGAAGTGGGCAGTGGAAAGGTCACGGACCATCCAGGGACTCGGCCAGTTCATCAAAAAGTTCCTCAAGGTTGACGCAGCTGAACAGCTG TTCATCTACGTGAATCAGTCCTTTGCACCTTCACCGGACCAGGATGTGGGTTCGTTATACGAG TGCTTCGGAAGTGACGGGAAGCTGGTGCTTCACTATTGCAAGTCGCAGGCGTGGGGCTGA
- the atg12 gene encoding ubiquitin-like protein ATG12 isoform X2 produces MADAESNGGVSATAEGDGEAGRVDSSPSGPAPPPPSSTVAAEEAQAELKKKIDVLLKAVGDTPIMKQKKWAVERSRTIQGLGQFIKKFLKVDAAEQLCFGSDGKLVLHYCKSQAWG; encoded by the exons ATGGCGGACGCCGAGAGCAACGGAGGCGTCTCGGCGACGGCCGAGGGAGACGGAGAGGCCGGGCGAGTGGACAGTTCGCCCAGCGGGCCGGCGCCTCCGCCTCCTTCTTCGACGGTGGCGGCCGAGGAAGCGCAAGCCGAACTGAAGAAGAAAA tTGACGTGCTACTGAAGGCCGTGGGCGACACCCCGATCATGAAGCAGAAGAAGTGGGCAGTGGAAAGGTCACGGACCATCCAGGGACTCGGCCAGTTCATCAAAAAGTTCCTCAAGGTTGACGCAGCTGAACAGCTG TGCTTCGGAAGTGACGGGAAGCTGGTGCTTCACTATTGCAAGTCGCAGGCGTGGGGCTGA